A stretch of Pristiophorus japonicus isolate sPriJap1 chromosome 12, sPriJap1.hap1, whole genome shotgun sequence DNA encodes these proteins:
- the LOC139276915 gene encoding uncharacterized PE-PGRS family protein PE_PGRS36-like — MVLKNNATYKSLQWHRMKHVDQRPAVRTPNRRGFWGLTVGSGASPRGLGPHHGVWGLTTGSGGSPWGLGPHRGVWGLTAGSGASPRGLGPHHGVWGLTAGSGPHRGVWGLTAGSGASPRGLGAHRGIWGLTAGSGASPRGLGAHRGVWGLTAGSGASPRSLGPHRGVWGLTAGSGGSPRGLGAHRGVWGLTAGFGASPRGLGAHRVVWSLTAGSGSSPRGLGSHRGVWASPPGPGALRGVWSLTAGSGPHPWLWGLSAGFGSSPRGLGSLRWVWGLTPGSGGSLRGLEPHRVVWASPWGLGAHRGVWQFTAGSGVSPLGLGPHPWVWGGLTPGSGGSLRGLEPHRVVWASPWGLGAHRGVWQFTAGSGVSPRGLEPHRGVWGLTAGSGGSPRGLGPHHGVWSLTAGSGGSPLGLGPRCRVWRFRAGSGGSPWGLRGSPPGVRAHCGSGVSLWGLGAHRRVSELTAGSGVSPRGQGAHRGVWGLTAGSGGSPRGLGAHRGVWGLTVGSGGSPWGLGAHRGVWGLTVGSRGSPRGLGAHRGVWGLTVGSGGSLRGLWPRPLEPVNGGHLPGVSMPLAGIVGG, encoded by the coding sequence ATGGTGCTGAAAAATAATGCAACTTACAAATCTTTACAGTGGCACAGAATGAAACACGTGGACCAGAGGCCAGCAGTTCGAACCCCCAATCGCCGTGGGTTCTGGGGCCTCACCGTGGGGTCTGGGGCCTCACCACGGGGTCTTGGGCCTCACCACGGGGTCTGGGGCCTCACCACGGGGTCTGGGGGCTCACCGTGGGGTCTGGGGCCTCACCGTGGGGTCTGGGGCCTCACCGCGGGGTCTGGGGCCTCGCCGCGGGGTCTGGGGCCTCACCACGGTGTCTGGGGTCTCACCGCGGGGTCTGGGCCTCACCGCGGGGTCTGGGGGCTCACCGCGGGGTCTGGGGCCTCACCGCGGGGTCTGGGGGCTCACCGCGGGATCTGGGGGCTCACCGCGGGGTCTGGGGCCTCACCGCGGGGTCTGGGGGCTCACCGCGGGGTCTGGGGGCTCACCGCGGGGTCTGGGGCCTCACCGCGGAGTCTGGGGCCTCACCGCGGGGTCTGGGGGCTCACCGCGGGGTCTGGGGGCTCACCGCGGGGTCTGGGGGCTCACCGCGGGGTCTGGGGGCTCACCGCGGGGTTTGGGGCCTCACCGCGGGGTCTGGGGGCTCACCGCGTGGTCTGGAGCCTCACCGCTGGGTCTGGGAGTTCACCGCGGGGTCTGGGGTCTCACCGCGGGGTCTGGGCCTCACCTCCGGGTCCGGGGGCTCTCCGCGGGGTCTGGAGCCTCACCGCGGGGTCTGGGCCTCACCCCTGGCTCTGGGGGCTCTCCGCGGGGTTTGGCAGTTCACCGCGGGGTCTGGGGTCTCTCCGCTGGGTCTGGGGCCTCACCCCTGGGTCTGGGGGCTCTCTGCGGGGTCTGGAGCCTCACCGCGTGGTCTGGGCCTCACCGTGGGGTCTGGGGGCTCACCGCGGGGTTTGGCAGTTCACCGCGGGGTCTGGGGTCTCTCCGCTGGGTCTGGGGCCTCACCCCTGGGTCTGGGGGGGCCTCACCCCTGGGTCTGGGGGCTCTCTGCGGGGTCTGGAGCCTCACCGCGTGGTCTGGGCCTCACCGTGGGGTCTGGGGGCTCACCGCGGGGTTTGGCAGTTCACCGCGGGGTCTGGGGTCTCTCCGCGGGGTCTGGAGCCTCACCGCGGGGTCTGGGGGCTCACCGCTGGGTCTGGCGGCTCTCCGCGGGGTCTGGGGCCTCACCACGGGGTCTGGAGCCTCACCGCAGGGTCTGGGGGCTCTCCGCTGGGTCTGGGGCCTCGCTGCCGGGTCTGGCGGTTCAGGGCGGGGTCTGGGGGCTCACCGTGGGGTCTGAGGGGCTCACCGCCGGGTGTCAGGGCTCACTGTGGTTCTGGGGTCTCGCTGTGGGGTCTGGGGGCTCATCGCAGGGTGTCAGAGCTCACCGCGGGGTCTGGAGTCTCACCGCGGGGTCAAGGGGCTCACCGCGGGGTCTGGGGGCTCACTGCGGGGTCTGGGGGCTCACCGCGGGGTCTGGGGGCTCACCGTGGGGTCTGGGGGCTCACCGTGGGGTCTGGGGGCTCACCGTGGGGTCTGGGGGCTCACCGTGGGGTCTGGGGGCTCACCGTGGGGTCAAGGGGCTCACCGCGGGGTCTGGGGGCTCACCGTGGGGTCTGGGGGCTCACCGTGGGGTCTGGGGGCTCACTGCGAGGTCTCTGGCCTCGCCCCCTGGAGCCGGTGAATGGCGGGCACCTACCAGGTGTCTCGATGCCGTTGGCGGGGATTGTGGGGGGTTGA